In a genomic window of Erigeron canadensis isolate Cc75 chromosome 5, C_canadensis_v1, whole genome shotgun sequence:
- the LOC122601729 gene encoding uncharacterized protein LOC122601729: MVRPKRVVRNPRHQDEQEANVGGRGGRGGRGGRGGRGGRGGANPRISTEVITQALNDVMPDLVTRIQTAMDARGPQEEPEVEEENVENENEEEDVNANGEGFVQQGGHDAYQQGCLFKDFKQCGAPEFHGDGGATGCLEWLEAIEAIIVRSGCAYHQRITYATGMLKSGALEWWNEEVEEVGIDVATNLQWGEFKNMIIAKYCPAHEMRNLQVEFSKLAMKGGDYEGYTRRFGQLSRLIPHYVRPQEVKVEKYVAGLPHEVRMLVSHPTMPSTYKEATTRAASVTLELIRGGKLSKNDNKRKDVAESSSPKRDERRDHKRHSRGGKVFAAVVPAVGPPKGGYAGANPLCPRCNRHHQPAMRCDVCFYCNQPGHTFKFCPNDRHVAPLNVAPLNMRRPPMSPGTCYECGSQDHYRNRCPNLIGQQVQVTVHPNPLQIAGPNQNRGNQGQQQQQQAQQRQLAPRGRDFAVNAAEARVDPNVVAGTFLLNNQYATVLFDSGADFSLISNGFIPLIDASPSPLSYYFELEMVNGGLTKIDQVVRDCTLELCDHPFLIDLIPFDIGSFDVIVGMDWMSAINAVIDCGSRVVRIPLDDGVELVVQGETTEPWEGKIYNVNVTKIELKAVPVVNRFMDVFPDDLPGLPPSRELDFRIDLIPNASLVAKAPYRLALTEMQELAAQLKELQEKGFIRPSHSPWGAPVLFVRKKDGSFRMCIDYRELNKLTVKNRYPLPRIDDLFDRLQGARFFSKIDLRSGYHQLRVHEDDIPKTAFRTRYGHFEFTVMPFGLTNAPAVFMDLMNRVCSPYLDQFVIVFIDDILIYSKSKEDHAEHLKLVLELLRKCQVLQM, from the coding sequence ATGGTTAGACCAAAGAGAGTCGTGAGAAATCCCCGACATCAAGATGAACAAGAAGCAAATGTAGGAGGACGTGGTGGTAGAGGAGGTCGAGGAGGTCGTGGTGGCCGAGGTGGTCGGGGTGGTGCAAACCCTCGAATATCAACCGAGGTTATCACTCAAGCCTTAAATGACGTCATGCCGGATCTAGTGACCCGAATTCAAACGGCCATGGATGCTAGAGGTCCTCAAGAAGAGCCAGAAGTTGAAGAGGAGAATGTTGAgaatgaaaatgaagaagaggatGTGAATGCAAATGGAGAAGGCTTTGTTCAACAAGGGGGCCATGACGCTTATCAACAAGGATGTTTGTTTAAAGACTTCAAGCAATGTGGGGCTCCGGAATTTCATGGGGATGGTGGTGCTACGGGGTGTCTAGAGTGGTTGGAGGCGATTGAAGCAATCATCGTCCGAAGTGGTTGTGCTTACCACCAACGAATTACTTATGCCACCGGTATGTTGAAGAGTGGTGCTCTTGAATGGTGGAACGAGGAGGTTGAAGAAGTGGGGATTGATGTGGCTACCAATCTTCAATGGGGAGAgtttaaaaatatgataatcGCTAAATATTGCCCGGCTCATGAAATGCGGAACTTGCAAGTAGAATTCTCTAAACTTGCCATGAAAGGAGGAGACTATGAGGGTTACACTCGCCGTTTTGGCCAACTCTCTAGGCTCATTCCCCATTATGTGAGACCGCAAGAAGTGAAGGTTGAGAAGTATGTGGCGGGATTGCCTCACGAAGTGAGAATGCTTGTTTCTCACCCTACCATGCCCTCCACATACAAGGAGGCAACCACCCGTGCCGCTAGTGTGACTTTGGAGCTTATTAGGGGTGGTAAATTAAGCAAGAATGACAACAAAAGGAAAGATGTGGCCGAGTCAAGCAGCCCCAAGAGAGATGAGAGGCGTGATCATAAACGCCATAGTCGTGGTGGGAAGGTCTTTGCGGCGGTTGTACCGGCGGTGGGGCCTCCGAAAGGTGGTTATGCCGGGGCTAATCCTTTATGCCCTAGGTGTAATCGTCACCATCAACCCGCCATGAGATGTGATGTTTGCTTCTATTGCAACCAACCGGGTCACACTTTCAAATTTTGTCCTAATGACCGTCATGTTGCTCCATTGAATGTTGCTCCTCTTAACATGAGACGTCCCCCGATGTCCCCGGGTACTTGCTATGAATGTGGTAGCCAAGACCACTACCGAAACCGGTGCCCAAATCTTATTGGCCAACAAGTTCAAGTGACCGTGCATCCTAATCCACTCCAAATTGCCGGTCCTAATCAAAACCGTGGAAACCAAggccaacaacaacaacaacaagctCAACAACGACAACTTGCCCCCCGTGGAAGAGATTTTGCCGTGAATGCGGCCGAGGCTCGTGTTGATCCAAACGTCGtggcaggtacttttcttctcaACAATCAATATGCCACCGTATTATTTGACTCGGGTGCCGATTTTAGTCTTATCTCCAATGGCTTCATTCCATTGATTGATGCTAGCCCTAGTCCTTTATCATATTATTTTGAACTTGAAATGGTAAATGGTGGGTTAACAAAAATTGACCAAGTTGTTCGTGATTGTACCTTAGAGTTATGTGACCACCCATTCTTGATAGACTTGATTCCTTTCGATATCGGTAGCTTTGATGTGatcgtgggaatggattggATGTCGGCAATAAACGCGGTCATAGATTGTGGTAGTCGAGTGGTGAGAATTCCATTAGATGATGGGGTTGAGTTAGTAGTTCAAGGTGAGACAACCGAACCATGGGAAggaaaaatttataatgttaatGTCACAAAAATCGAATTGAAAGCCGTGCCCGTGGTTAATAGATTCATGGATGTATTCCCGGATGACTTACCGGGTTTGCCTCCATCTCGTGAACTTGATTTCCGTATTGATCTCATTCCAAATGCTTCTCTCGTAGCCAAAGCACCTTACCGCTTAGCCCTCACCGAAATGCAAGAGTTGGCCGCCCAACTCAAAGAACTTCAAGAAAAGGGTTTCATCCGCCCTAGTCATTCACCGTGGGGTGCACCGGTCCTATTTGTCAGAAAGAAAGACGGTTCTTTCCGTATGTGCATCGATTATCGTGAACTAAACAAACTCACGGTGAAGAATCGTTATCCTCTCCCAAGGATTGATGATTTATTTGACCGACTCCAAGGTGCTCGATTCTTTTCAAAGATTGATTTGCGGTCGGGTTACCACCAATTACGTGTCCATGAAGATGATATTCCCAAGACGGCCTTTCGTACACGTTATGGACACTTTGAATTCACGGTTATGCCTTTTGGGTTGACAAATGCACCGGCGGTGTTCATGGACTTAATGAACCGGGTGTGTTCGCCCTACTTGGACCAATTTGTCATTGTCTTTATTGATGACATCCTCATTTATTCCAAATCTAAGGAAGATCACGCCGAGCATTTGAAGCTAGTATTGGAGCTACTCCGAAAGTGCCAAGTTCtccaaatgtga
- the LOC122601730 gene encoding putative receptor-like protein kinase At5g39000, with the protein MRQKKEEIEAFAFYLKTTLVAHHMVLFKLSTINNDSLTYNMSIPGDNMSFLGDYDHLKIQMKDILSATHNFDPAKEIGKGGFGRVYKGEVSLRGGRIMVAFKRLDRRFGQGNTEFWKEVMRLSKYKHENLISLMCYCIEGKEMILGYEYASRGSLDSYLPDPRLTWTQRLKICVGAARGLNYLHDPRGAQQRLLHRDIKSANFLLDENWIVKVSDFGLSKAAPANQAQTVVVSNALGTHGYCDPLYMEEGFLSKESDVYSFGVVLFEVLCGRLCFECTKKVS; encoded by the coding sequence ATGagacaaaaaaaagaagagatcGAGGCGTTTGCTTTCTATTTAAAGACTACATTAGTAGCTCATCATATGGTTTTATTCAAGCTATCTACAATTAACAACGATTCACTGACTTACAATATGTCTATCCCCGGAGATAATATGTCTTTCCTCGGAGATTACGATCACCTCAAAATTCAAATGAAAGATATACTATCAGCCACCCACAACTTTGATCCCGCCAAGGAGATCGGGAAAGGTGGTTTCGGGCGGGTCTACAAAGGAGAAGTATCTCTCCGAGGGGGCCGAATCATGGTCGCTTTTAAGAGATTAGATCGTAGATTCGGTCAAGGGAATACCGAGTTTTGGAAGGAGGTGATGAGGCTTTCAAAGTACAAACATGAAAACTTGATATCTCTCATGTGCTATTGCATTGAGGGTAAGGAGATGATCCTCGGATACGAGTATGCGTCTCGTGGAAGCTTGGATAGCTATCTACCTGATCCTAGGCTCACATGGACCCAACGCTTGAAGATATGTGTTGGGGCCGCACGTGGCCTAAATTACCTACATGATCCCAGGGGGGCACAACAAAGACTTCTCCATCGAGATATCAAAAGTGCAAACTTCCTTCTTGATGAAAATTGGATTGTAAAAGTTTCCGATTTTGGTCTATCAAAAGCTGCCCCAGCTAACCAAGCGCAAACAGTTGTTGTTTCCAATGCTCTCGGAACGCACGGGTATTGTGATCCCTTGTACATGGAGGAGGGTTTCCTGTCGAAAGAATCCGATGTGTACTCTTTTGGAGTCGTGCTGTTTGAAGTTTTGTGTGGGaggttgtgttttgaatgtaCCAAAAAGGTGAGCTAA
- the LOC122599740 gene encoding uncharacterized protein LOC122599740, with product MAFMKDYDHLKIDIKDIALATNNFDPTNVIGVGGFGKVYKGELSHSDGRIAVAFKKLDRRMGQGNIEFWKEIMMLSNYKHENLISLMHFCIEGHEMILVYEYATRGSLDHHLSNASLTWAQRLKICVGAARGLQYLHNPTKTHQRVIHRDIKSANILLDEKWTAKIADFGLSKAGPANQPQTYLITNAVGTPGYCDPLYWELGFLSKESDVYSFGVVLFEVLCGRLCFEYSNGALKEILVHKWRSRYVENCLDEIIFLGLKEQMDPGSLNSFSAIAYRCVKKSREERPMMTEIVKELEFALEQQEILEILGEKVDFTELRRVVNLALPLLSYVSQSQILKLLLEGFLIDDGNTWISINMNGQFIKVVAAQKCFFGDKLVSSKDIKKIAGSRRCGFSYYLSNVYSNPFRVEVDTQFLSPNVTYIIYIVFEHNGDYASPCYVPFEYKLDVDTNYSTSCIALVTGHRWVMTKLYQFTSYVGQQNFSIEFSPRDHITFSDEFVFEGIEFRPLEYETYQKHTDKEKVDIDLESNWETDFTDLIKLLKDNNEAQWTTKEELYFLFRKGFLVDDEKWFSISKNMKQRFMIPASSFLDREEWTCNSIPESESRFKVVTKSLISYSFSIHLKSPAQMSLPQTAYSCHLIYKLSDSYSTLEGPMVIGITDDFRTHVVPWSLCLNTRCHPPIIGGTMDDGKIEPCKTLDACKSKGHSKQRKDGWMEIQFNEALMYGNFRFSVEEEKYKSMNFFGIVIQGIEFRPL from the exons ATGGCCTTCATGAAAGATTACGATCActtaaaaattgatataaaagatatagCACTGGCAACCAACAATTTTGATCCTACCAATGTAATTGGGGTTGGTGGATTTGGAAAAGTGTACAAAGGGGAACTATCGCATTCGGATGGCCGAATTGCGGTTGCCTTTAAGAAGTTAGATCGGAGAATGGGGCAAGGTAACATCGAGTTTTGGAAAGAGATAATGATGCTATCAAACTACAAACATGAAAATCTAATATCTCTCATGCACTTTTGCATCGAGGGTCATGAGATGATCCTTGTGTACGAGTACGCTACTCGTGGTAGCTTGGATCACCATCTAAGTAATGCTAGTCTCACATGGGCTCAACGTTTAAAAATATGTGTTGGGGCTGCACGCGGACTACAGTATCTGCATAATCCAACGAAGACACATCAAAGAGTAATTCATCGAGACATCAAAAGCGCAAATATCCTTCTAGATGAGAAATGGACGGCGAAAATTGCTGATTTTGGCCTATCAAAAGCTGGCCCTGCTAACCAGCCACAAACATATCTTATCACCAACGCGGTCGGTACGCCTGGGTACTGTGATCCACTATATTGGGAGTTGGGTTTCCTATCAAAAGAATCTGATGTGTACTCTTTTGGAGTCGTGCTGTTTGAAGTTTTGTGTGGAAGATTATGCTTCGAGTATAGTAATGGTGCACTTAAGGAGATTTTAGTGCATAAATGGAGAAGCCGTTATGTTGAGAATTGTTTAGACGAGATTATTTTTCTTGGACTTAAAGAACAAATGGATCCGGGTTCTTTGAATTCGTTTTCAGCCATTGCCTATCGATGTGTGAAAAAATCTCGTGAAGAGCGACCAATGATGACTGAGATCGTGAAAGAACTCGAATTTGCACTTGAACAACAA GAAATTCTTGAAATCCTAGGAGAAAAAGTAGATTTTACAGAGTTAAGGCGAGTTGTAAACCTTGCGTTGCCTCTTTTATCGTATGTATCCCAAAGCCAAATTCTGAAGCTTCTCTTGGAAGGATTCTTAATCGACGATGGTAACACg TGGATATCTATAAATATGAATGGGCAGTTCATCAAAGTGGTAGCTGCACAAAAATGCTTCTTCGGGGACAAACTTGTAAGCAGTAAGGATATAAAAAAGATAGCTGGCTCCCGAAG GTGTGGATTTTCATATTACTTATCGAACGTATATAGCAATCCTTTCAGAGTAGAAGTTGACACTCAATTTCTATCCCCAAACGTcacatacatcatttacatagtCTTCGAGCATAATGGTGATTATGCTTCCCCGTGTTATGTACCGTTCGAATACAAACTGGATGTGGATACAAATTATTCGACATCATGCATTGCCTTAGTCACTGGACATAGATGGGTGATGACTAAGCTATACCAATTTACTAGCTATGTGGGGCAACAAAACTTTAGCATCGAGTTCTCCCCGCGAGACCATATTACCTTTAGCGACGAGTTTGTTTTTGAAGGCATTGAATTTCGGCCTTTGGAATAT GAAAcatatcaaaaacacactgaCAAAGAAAAGGTTGACATCGATTTGGAATCAAACTGGGAGACTGATTTTACAGATTTAATCAAGTTGTTAAAGGATAATAATGAGGCACAATGGACAACCAAAGAGGAACTTTACTTTCTTTTTCGCAAAGGTTTCCTCGTCGACGATGAAAAG TGGTTTTCTATCAGCAAAAATATGAAACAACGTTTTATGATACCTGCAAGTTCTTTTTTGGACCGAGAAGAATGGACATGCAATTCTATACCAGAATCAGAATCAAG ATTCAAAGTGGTGACCAAGTCTCTTATCAGTTATTCATTTAGCATTCATCTTAAATCCCCTGCACAAATGTCTTTACCTCAAACGGCATATTCATGTCACCTCATTTACAAACTATCTGATAGCTACTCTACGCTTGAGGGTCCGATGGTAATAGGAATTACTGATGACTTTAGAACTCATGTGGTTCCATGGTCGCTCTGTTTAAATACTCGTTGTCATCCCCCGATTATTGGGGGAACCATGGATGATGGTAAAATAGAACCTTGCAAGACATTGGATGCCTGCAAAAGTAAAGGCCATTCAAAGCAGAGGAAAGATGGTTGGATGGAAATTCAATTTAACGAAGCTTTAATGTACGGAAATTTTAGATTTTCGGTAGaggaagaaaaatataaaagcaTGAACTTTTTCGGAATTGTTATTCAAGGCATTGAGTTTAGACCTTTGTAA